One genomic segment of Plasmodium cynomolgi strain B DNA, chromosome 14, whole genome shotgun sequence includes these proteins:
- a CDS encoding hypothetical protein (putative): protein MFLKCLRNALVWGAAEPRRKGAIFDMHTRYMKNKRRGLKEQPRKKPLDIEKKIRNPDKYEEKMHFDNLTKGELYVPESCKAKKLAMLCNRLFYFDINDEELLDRYAQRAMVIVNSMSTKEISLILNTMRKFNHKNEKLLETFAKHIPRKLHKGVPQDISLILNAYAHFNFIDNNLFSRICEEIPHKITYFEHFHISSVINAFYKLKIKDRIIIDDLVDETIERIDEFDAKSLTNIINSFSKLNYQNENKKTIWVKFIQGVKNLRKDFNLLEITLITNAFCKKKFKNEKVYHLLSEILTYHIFEIKSVNESNSFLLCTIAHAFAKVKFYDKDLFHFIFSYFTNEHNYASLDSQHFAQLIYSCAVFKQNDKLFLDTYAKMVCKILEKKNNELNEQALSTIAYAYAKLRIRDANFFVQLSSYIIKEKICLSPQSLSLICYSFSKLKIKSQMLFYFLSIQIFQNMNLFSKQGLSLILSAYANLQIFHVKMFSLINKYLNLYVDNFTHEECVLIAGHYQHAVKCITDE, encoded by the coding sequence ATGTTCCTGAAGTGCCTGCGGAACGCCCTCGTGTGGGGGGCCGCAGAGCCAAGGCGGAAGGGAGCAATCTTCGACATGCACACGAGATatatgaaaaacaaaagaagagGGCTGAAGGAGCAGCCGAGGAAAAAGCCACTGGAcatagaaaagaaaataagaaatcCAGACAaatacgaagaaaaaatgcatttcgATAATTTAACCAAGGGAGAGCTATACGTGCCTGAATCGTGTAAAGCGAAAAAACTAGCCATGTTGTGTAATCGACTGTTCTATTTTGATATAAATGATGAGGAGTTGCTGGATAGGTATGCACAAAGAGCTATGGTGATAGTTAACAGTATGAGTACAAAAGAAATTTCCCTAATATTAAACACGATGAGAAAGTTTaatcacaaaaatgaaaaattattggAAACGTTCGCGAAGCATATTCCCCGCAAGTTACACAAAGGAGTACCACAAGACATTTCGCTAATACTAAATGCGTATgcccattttaattttattgataATAATTTGTTCAGCAGGATATGTGAAGAAATTCCTCACAAAATTACTTACTTTgaacattttcatatttccaGTGTTATTAATGCTTTTTACAAGCTAAAGATAAAAGACAGGATAATTATTGATGACCTGGTGGACGAGACAATTGAACGAATCGATGAATTTGATGCGAAATCTCTGACGAACATTATAaattccttttcaaaattaaattatcaaaatgaaaataagaaaacgaTATGGGTGAAATTTATCCAAGGGGTGAAAAATCTACGTAAAGATTTTAACTTGCTCGAAATTACGCTCATAACAAAtgcattttgtaaaaaaaaattcaaaaatgagaaagtcTATCATTTGTTGAGCGAAATTTTGACTTATCACATTTTCGAAATCAAATCTGTAAATGAAAGTAACTCCTTTTTACTATGCACCATTGCACATGCATTCGCTAAGGTCAAATTTTATGACAAggatttatttcattttatcttttcctaTTTCACCAATGAACATAATTACGCATCTTTGGATAGTCAACATTTCGCGCAACTGATTTATTCATGTGCTGTGTTTAAACAGAACGATAAATTATTCCTCGATACGTATGCCAAGATGGTctgcaaaattttggaaaagaaaaataacgaGCTAAACGAACAAGCATTGTCTACCATTGCATATGCCTATGCCAAGTTAAGGATCCGAGATGCGAACTTCTTCGTTCAGCTGTCTTCCTACAtcattaaggaaaaaatttgtttatctCCCCAAAGTTTAAGCTTAATTTGTTACAGTTTCTCCAAgctgaaaataaaatcgcaAATgttgttttactttttatccATCcagatttttcaaaatatgaatttatttagcAAACAAGGTTTGTCCCTCATTTTATCTGCCTACgcaaatttacaaatttttcacgtgaaaatgttttccctcattaataaatatttaaatctCTATGTCGACAATTTTACCCACGAGGAGTGCGTTCTGATAGCTGGCCATTACCAACACGCGGTTAAGTGCATCACTGATGAG